The Corynebacterium callunae DSM 20147 genomic sequence AGTGTGGCAATGCCGGTAGATGGAATATTTTGGATGCGAGCCTGCGGGATGAAGGTCGGTAATGCAGTAGCGTCTACTAATGGTGCTGGTGCACCAGTAATCGCTGGAATGGATTTACCGCTATAACGAGAAATCCAATCTGCATATTCAGCTACTGGCACATACCATCCAACTGTTCCTGCTTGGCTTGCCGCTCCTTCCACTGCGGTGGACATACTCAACACGCCTGCCAACTGGCCATTCACAAATAGCGGTCCGCCAGAATCGCCTGGCATTAGTCGACCATTGGAAATCTGACCCTCCAACAAGATGGCGCTTGGATCAGGGCCTTCTAGATTGTTGACGCGGCGTTGCACGCTGACATCGGCTGCTTGGGCAATCTGCTGATTCTGAATGGCATATCCACCCCAGCCCTCGGTGGTACCAGCATTTCCTGCTTGAACATGGGATGCATAGATATCAGCAGTGACTGAGTTATTAGGAGTGTAAAGCTCGACCAATGCTAAATCAGCAGTGGGGTGAATAATTGCTTGGCGCACAGCCTCAAAGGAGCTCAAGGTGCTAGAACCGATAGCTGCTCCGGCATTGCCAGATTCTGGAATGCAATGGCGTGCAGTAAGGATCCACGTGGGCGTGATGAGAGTTCCAGTACACGCGGTGCTACCAATTTGAAGATGCACCAGGGGAGAGGAGCTTCCAAAAGATGAGAGTGCAGAGCTGGAGACAGCATTGCGACCATCGGCAATTGCCTGTGCCGGGGCCGCGCCGATAATGCTGGCGCCAACCAACGCCGAACTCAGGGCCGCAGCAGAAATAGTACGAGGCAATGCTTTAGACATGGTTGCTAGTGTAGTTGCTCGCGGGTGGATCTGTCTCAAACAGGGGTTATAGAATTTCTTCTATACCAGAAATTTTAGGGCGCGCTATGCGTGCCCCTTTCTCCGTTGCCACAATGGGGCGTTGTAGCAGCTTGGGATGGGTGAGGATCGCGTCGATAAGCTCAGTTTCGGGGGTTTCAGGACTGAGTCCTAGCTCCTTATATTCAGCCTCTTTGGTGCGGATTCCGGCATGGACGGGGATGCCAACTTTGTTAAATAGGTCTGTTAATTCTGCAGCGCTCAGAGGCTGTTTTAGGTAATTAATTACAGTTGGTTCGATTCCTTGTTCCTGGAGGTACTTAAGGGTATTTCGAGAGGTGGCGCAACGTGGATTGTGGTAGATAGTGACGTCCATAACTTTGAGCCTACTAATGTTCAAGGCATGATTCTTCAAATATTCAGAGTTGCCTTCGCATTTGTGGGCATTATTGTGGGCGCAGGTTTTGCGTCTGGACAAGAAGTGATGCAGTACTTTGTGGCCTTTGGTGTTGATGGCATCTGGGGAGTTGTGCTCTCTGCAGTTGTCATGACCATCATGGCCTTGATCATTTTGCAATTGGGAAGTTATTTCAACGCCGGCGAACACGGTGAAGTTTTCCGTCGTGTCAGCCACCCCATCTTTTCTAAAATCCTTGATATCGGCGTAGTCATCACGCTTTTTGCAACCGGCTTTGTGATGTTCGCCGGTGCTGGCTCCAACTTGAATCAGCAGTGGGGCTTGCCACTATGGATCGGTGCCGTAATCATGGTGGTTTTGGTGCTGGCTGCCGGCATGCTCGACGTTGACAAAGTCACCACCGTTATTGGTGCCATCACTCCATTTATCATCATCTTCATTACTGCGGCGTCAATTTACACCTTGGTTGAAGGCAACTTCAGTCCAGTTGAGCAGCTTGATTCCGCTGCTTTGGCAGTGGGAACCACCCTGCCACACTGGGCAATCGCTGCTATCAACTATGTGGGCTTCAATATGATGGTTGCTGTTTCCATGGCAGTTGTTATCGGTGGCTCCATGTTTAACCCACGTGTTGCTGGCCGTGGTGGCCTGCTCGGTGGTGTCATTCTGGGCTTTTTGATCATCATCAGTGCACTGACACTTTTTGCCACCGTTGAAACTGTGGGACATGATGACATGCCAATGCTGACGATTATCAACAATCTCAGCCCAATTGCTGGCCAAGTTATGGCTGTAGTTATCTACGGCATGATCTTTAACACCGCGCTTGGCATGTTTTATGCGCTGGGACGCCGTTTGACTGCAACTAAGCCAGAGCGCTTTAGGCCCGTTTACGTGGTGACCGTGTTGGTCGGATTTGTGCTCAGCTTCCTTGGCTTTAAAAACCTCGTTGGCTGGGTATATCCGATTCTTGGATATATCGGACTGCTGCTCATCGCTGTCATGATGGTGGCATGGTTCCGAGGACGTGTACGCATCTACAAGGAATCTGAGCGCCGTATGCGCATTGTTGATCTACTGCAGATCGGCCACGACGGCGCACTAAACGAAGCGGAGCGTAAGGCACTGCAAAAAGACATCCAAGATTCAAATCTGAATGAAGAACAAATTAGAGCGGCAACCTCTAAATAATTTCTAATGCCTCTAGGAAACTAGAGGCTTTAGCTTATTCAGCTGGTACTAGCTCAATTGAGCTGGCATCAGCCCAGGTAAGTTCAATTCCCTTGGAGCGCAACCACTTCATGGGATCATCGCCGTGGCGGGTAATTCCTTCTACGGCGTTCAGCGTTGCGTCGATAGCCTTTTCGGCATCATCTGCAGTAATCAGCCCTGCGGAAGTAGCGGCCGCCAGCTCATCGATATCGAGCACAGTTACTGGCTGACCCACATTGGAAACGAGGTCGACATAAAGATCGCGGGTGGTCCAGACATTATCTTCAACCTGAATTTCAGCAACATCGATGTAGAAATCTTGTTGCTCATTAACACCTTCGCGGAAGTGGAAAATATTGGCGCGCAGGCCCAATTCTGGCAGTAGCCAGCTTTCCAAATAGCCAAACCGGGGATGGTTGGCTCCGCGTGCCATATAAAGGCCAAAGTCAGTGACCTTGTAGGTGTCTACCTGGCGGAGAAAACCTTTAGGGTCAGTGTTAACAGACTCTTGGGTGTTAAAAGTCTCTTGTTTTACTGGGTGAAGATCAGTCATTTTTTCTACCTCACATCAAAGACGACAGCGGTCGGGGCGAAGTTGCACTGGGCCTGACCGCCTTCTGTAGAAGTGCTTAGTCCGCCAGACATAATTGCGACAATAATTCCGGTACCTGTATCGGCTACTCCGGAAATCGTGGAAGGTCCTGCGGGATTAATACCGGTATTTCCCAAAGTTGTTGTGCCATACCTGAGAGTGCTCAAGTTGGCCCATTCCACTTTCATAGTGCTTTGTTGTTCTGGGGCGAGGGCACCGGTGCCCAGGGCGGTAAACACAAAGGATGATTGCCCAACGCCGGCTCCTGGAAGTGGGAGAGCGGCAGGGCCAGGAACTGCGAATGCAGAACCTACAGAAGCTGAATTGCCATTGATGCAATTCTCGGCGCGGGTAGGCCAGAAGAACTGAGCAATGCGGGGAGCGTCTTCAGGAATTGCTACCTCTGATTCAGTGGGGGTCTCACTAATTAGACCCAGAGCTTGGGATGCAATGTTTTTAACTTCTTGCGGAACCCAAGGTTGGTTTAGTGCCTGCTGAATTTGCTGACGTACCTGCTCATTGGGGCGACCCCATTGATCAAGAGGTAGGCCACTGGCGAGGCTTGAAGAGTAGTTGAAGGCTTGCTCAACCGGGCTAATAGCGTGCGCTGCGGGAGTGGCAAAGGCGACGGTGGCGGCCAATGCGACTGCAGTGATTCTCTTAATCACGGTTGTTTTACTTACCTTTCAACGACGGAGGTTAAACCTGAACACTAGTCACATTAGTAACTTGAGTTAACTTTCATTCCTCCTGTCACAGTAATCGCAGAATTTTTAGTGTCAATATGAGTTCAACAAATCTTCATATGTAATTCTTAGACACTTATTCTTTGATTCTCGCGAATACCAAATAATTGCTTAAGTCAGCTTCTTGATTAGCCTGTCGCCATAAATTGCTGATTTGTTACCAAATTAAGAAAATACTTAGATTGTTGAGTCAAAAACGTCCGGGTTTTTAGGGTGGGTGTGTCGCGGAAACCGTCCTGAACAGCCCATCTAGAAAAAACTTTGAGTATTTTGGCTCACAATGTGCGCATAGCACCTAATTGCGAGTACGCTTATACCGTTCTAAAACAAAGGGCACTTGAAAATTAAGTGCCTTCCATATTTATCCGGCAGGAGATTGCCCCCAGTGACCCATCCAGAGTTTCGTAACGTAGCGATTGTCGCGCACGTTGACCACGGAAAAACCACACTCGTTAACGCAATGCTTGAACAGTCTGGCGTCTTCGGCGACCACGGCGAAGTAGCAGACCGTGTGATGGACTCCGGTGACCTGGAGAAGGAAAAGGGCATTACCATCCTTGCCAAGAACACCGCGATCCGTCGTAAGGGTGCTGGCAAAGATGGCAAGGACCTGATCATCAACGTCATTGACACCCCCGGCCACGCCGACTTCGGTGGCGAAGTTGAGCGCGCGCTGTCCATGGTTGACGGCGTTGTCCTCCTTATTGATGCTTCTGAAGGCCCATTGCCTCAGACCCGCTTCGTTCTTGGCAAGGCTCTTGCAGCCAAGATGCCAGTGATCATTGCTGTTAACAAGACCGACCGTCCAGATGCTCGCATCGACGAGGTCGTTGAAGAGGCACAGGATCTGCTTCTTGAACTTGCTGCTTCCCTTGATGATGAGGATGCAGCTCAGGCTGCAGAGCAGCTGCTTGACCTTCCAGTTCTTTATGCTTCCGGCCGTGAAGGCAAGGCATCTTTGGAGAACCCAGGCAACGGCAACGTTCCTGATTCTGAAGACTTGATGCCACTGTTCGACACTCTGTACAGCGTCATCCCAGAGCCAGCTGCAGACATTGAAGGTCCACTGCAGGCTCACGTCACCAACCTTGACTCTTCCTCCTTCTTGGGACGTATCGGTCTGGTTCGCGTACACGCAGGTACCTTGCGTAAGGGCCAGCAGGTTGCTTGGATCCACTACGATGAACAGGGCAACCAGCACACCAAGACCGCTAAGATTGCAGAACTTCTGGCCACCGTTGGTGTGACCCGTGTTCCTGCAACCGAGGTTGTTGCAGGCGACATCGCCGCAATTTCCGGCATTGAAGACATCATGATTGGTGACACCCTGGCTGACCTGGAGAACCCAGTTGCTTTGCCACGTATCACCGTTGATGAGCCTGCACTGTCCATGACCATTGGTGTTAACACCTCCCCAATGGCTGGCCGTGGCGGCGGAGACAAGCTGACCGCTCGTGTTATCAAGGCCCGCCTGGAGCAGGAGCTCATCGGTAACGTGTCCATCAAGGTTCTTCCTACTGAGCGTCCTGACGCTTGGGAAGTTCAGGGCCGTGGCGAAATGGCACTGTCCATCTTGGTTGAAACCATGCGTCGTGAGGGCTTCGAGCTCACCGTTGGTAAGCCACAGGTTGTTACCCAGACCATCGATGGCAAGCTGCACGAGCCTTATGAGATCATGGTTATCGACGTTCCTTCCGAGTACCAGGGCAACGTTACCCAGCTCATGGCAACCCGTAAGGGCCTCATGCAGTCCATGGCAACCACCCCAGGTTCCGACTGGATCCGCATGGAATTCCGCATTCCTGCACGTGGCCTCATCGGCTTCCGTACCACCTTCATGACTGAAACCCGTGGTACCGGTATCGCTAACTCCTACTCCGATGGTATGGATCTGTGGGCTGGCGAAATCAAGGGCCGCCCACAGGGCTCCCTGGTTGCTGACCGTGCCGGCAAGATCACTGCATTCGCACTGACTGCACTGGCAGACCGCGGTAGTTTCTTCGTTGAGCCAGGCACCGAGACCTATGAAGGTGTCGTTGTTGGCGCGAACAACCGCGAAGAAGACATGGACATCAACCCAACGAAGGAAAAGAAGCTCACCAACATGCGTGCAGCTTCTGCAGACACCACCGTCACCCTGGCTAAGGCTCACAACCTGACCCTGGATGAGGCCCTGGAGTTCTGTGGATCTGACGAGTGTGTTGAGGTTACTCCTGAGGTTCTGCGCGTGCGCAAGGTTATTCTTAACGCTACTGAGCGTGGACGCGCTCGTTCCCGTGCAAAGAGCTTGAACAAGTAATTTTCTTTGCCAAGCGCTGGCCCACTGTGTCCTTTGGACGCGGTGGGCCAGTAGTATTTTCAGGGTGAGATTAAGCCTGCGGATTCTAAGTGTCTTTGCCAGTTCAGCTCTCTTGGTAGCCTGCCAAGCCAATCCCGGCCCGGCGCCGGTGGAGGAAGCTGCAACTGCAACGACTACTGCCACCACGACAACGACGGTGGAGGCAGAAGAACCTCAAACTTCCCGCAGCACTGTCAACATTGGCATCGATCCTTTGCGCAATGGTTTTAACCCGCACTTGATCGCCGATGACACCGCCGTGGTGCGCGATATCGCAGCCTTGGTGCTGCCCAGTGCGTTTGTGGGCAACCAGATGAATTCTGATCTTTTGGATAACGTGGAGCAGCTGGACACTGAGACAGTGCGCTATACCATTGCCCAAGAAGCGCAATGGAGCGATGGCACTCCGATCACCGGCTCGGATTTTGACTATCTTTGGCGATCAATTACCTCTACCAAGGGTGCGATGGATGCCGCTGCTTATGAGTCAATCTCCGAAATTCGTACCAGCGGTGGCGGTAAAACGGTTGATGTAGTTTTTGAAACTCCCGTAGCCGATTGGCATTTGCTTTTTAATAATTTGCTGCCCAGCCACCTATTTTCGGGAACAGATACCTTCCAAACCGCGCTTTATGATGCAATTCCAGCCTCGGCGGGGCGCTATATGGTGCGTTCCATTGACCGTCAGCGTGGCATAATCACGCTCTCACGCAATGATCGCTTCTGGGGTAAAAACCCGGCAGAGGTCGAAGTTTTGACCATGACTAGCGTATCGTCCGCTTCTCGGGCAGGGGAGTACCTGCGTACCGGCCAGAGTTCCTTTATGAACTTGCGCCCCTCAGAGACCCTGGTTGATACCCTCAATTTGGTCCCCGATACCGAGGTCCGTGTCTCTGACACCACCCGCACCTTGGAAATGGTTTTTAATGCCAGCCGTTTAAGTCCTGAGCAAAGAACTTATTTAAGTTCGCTTATCGACGTGCCCCTCGCCGCGCGCTTGGCCGCCGCGCGCAGCTCCAACCTGAGCGTAGCGACCCCAATCCTGCGGGAGGGCGTCGCAAAGCCCGAAATACCTGAATTAAAATTGGCGGTTGACCCGGCCGATGATGCTGGTGTGGCAGCTGGGCGGGCCATCGTCGATATGCTTGCACAAGCTGGTGTCAAGGCTACAACCGTGACAACTGATATTCCTTCCGCCATTGGCACAGATTATGATGCGATTATTACATGGACGCGCAATGCCACCGATGCGATGAGCTTGGCGGATCGTTATACCTGCGAGATTAACCTGGCTAGCTGGTGTGATGCGAACACCACAACCTATATCGCAGCTTTATTGTCCGGGGAACTAAGCTTTGATCCGAACTGGGAAACAGAATTTAATCGAGCCAATTCCATACGAGTGCCGATTGTGCGCGAAACGCGCGTAGAGGCAAAAAATAATGGCATTACCGGCCCGGATGCAACAACCTGGCCGGGAGGCATCGCCAGTGCCGCAAATTGGAGGAAAAATGACCTTGAACAATGACCTTGTTGGCGCCCGTGTGGTGGCTGTCCATGCCCATCCTGATGATGAAGCAATTACCACCGGTGGAGTGCTGGCAGATCTAGCCGCGCGCGGTGCCGACGTTACCGTTATTACTTGCACCTTAGGTGAACAAGGCGAGGTGATTGGCGATACTTTCCAACAGCTGGTTAATGGCGATGCCGATCAGCTAGGCGGCTTTAGAATCCATGAGCTTTATTCCTCCTTATCCATTTTGGGTGTGCGTGGCATTCACCTTGGCGGTGCTGGCTGCTGGCGTGATTCCGGCATGGTGGGCGATCCTGCAAATGAGCATCCTCGTGCCTTTATCCACTCCGGAGACAAAGCTGTAGCGCAATTGGTGGAGCTTTTGCAGGATTTGCGCCCGCATCTGCTCATTACCTATGGTCCAGACGGTGGATATGGCCACCCAGACCATATTCGGGCCCATGAGATCACCCATGCTGCCGCTGAAAAGGTGGGCGTGCAAAGGATTCTGTGGGCTGTTACCGACCGCACTGAGCTGGAAGCAGGCTTAGCGGCAATTAACGTCATTCCAGCAGGCTGGGACAGGGGAGAGATTGCTGCGGTGGATTCCATCGACCTCAGCGTGGAGCTTTCCGACGCCGCCTATGCAGCCAAAGTTGAGGCGATGCGGGTGCATGCAACTCAGTTGTGGATCGCAGATGGATCAGTCTCTCTGACTAATCCGCGCGCCGCCTATGCCAGCACCACCCAAGAAAATGTGAAGATTTGGGCGCTGTCTAATTTGATCGCGCAGCCCATTATGCGCCATGAGCACTACCAACTCGGTGCTGGCTCGGCATTGCCTGAAAATGCCAATGGACCATTAGATGGATTGGACCTAGCCTAAGCTCATGAGTGCAAAAGATGGCGTGCGCAATCAGAGTTTCATTCATCGAAATGTGGGCATTGGAGAGAAAATCGGGGGTATTTTCTGGCTCAGCTTGGGTGCATTAATTTCAGTGCTGCTGGAGGTTATTTACCTCGGCACGAGAGTTAACCTGCCCGGTGGGACATCGATTGCAGTGCCCTATACAATAGTTATTGCTTTCCTTTTTAATATGGTCTTGACCAGGACTTCTATGCTGTGGACCAGGCATTGGCTCGCTGTTTTTATCCCACTTTTTAGTTGGATTGTGGGATTCTTTGCGCTGTTGATGTGGAATGCAGTGGTGGGGGATCAAATTGTGCCCTCAAATATTCGGACAGTTCTGCTACTTTTCGCTGCTTTAGCCGGTGGAATTTGGCCTATGGTCAAGGCGAAGTAGCATAATAAAGCTATAAGATTTTCCCTTTCCAGCAATTTACTAGCTCAGGAGTTTTCGAGAACCAATGACTTATACAATCGCACAGCCCTGCGTTGACGTCTTGGATCGTGCCTGCGTTGAAGAATGCCCCGTCGACTGCATCTACGAAGGCAAGCGCATGCTCTACATCCACCCGGATGAGTGTGTTGACTGCGGTGCCTGTGAGCCGGCTTGCCCTGTTGAGGCAATCTTCTACGAAGACGATGTCCCAGATGAGTGGATCGATTACAACGATGCCAATGCGGCATTCTTTGATGATCTGGGATCCCCAGGTGGCGCAGCTAAGCTCGGACCACAAGATTTTGATCACCCAATGATCGCAGCGTTGCCACCTCAGGCATAATCTAAACGCATGACCCCAAGAACCTCGCTTGCTTCCGTATTGCCCGATTTTCCCTGGGATTCCCTCGCCTCCGCAAAGGCTAAGGCACAGTCCCATCCGGATGGAATCGTGAACCTTTCTGTTGGAACTCCGGTTGACCCGGTTGCTCCAAGTATCCAGATCGCACTCGCCGAAGCAGCGGGGTTTTCTGGTTATCCTCAAACCATTGGCACCCCGGAACTCCGCGCTGCCATTAGGGGCGCCCTAGAGCGCCGCTATAACATGACAGAGCTTGTCGACGCCTCCGTGCTGCCGGTCATCGGCACCAAAGAGGCAATTGCTCTGCTGCCTTTCACCTTGGGCCTGTCGGGCCAGACTGTAGTTATTCCTGAGGTTGCCTACCCCACCTATGAGGTATCTGCAGCTGCCGCTGGTTGCAAGGTGCTGCGTTCTGATTCTTTGCTCAAGCTGGGACCTGAGCGTCCAGGTTTGATGTTTATTAACTCTCCTTCCAACCCCACCGGCAAGGTGCTGGGAATTGAGCATCTGCGCAAGGTTGTGAAGTGGGCTCAAGAAAATGATGTGATCCTCGCCGCTGATGAGTGTTACCTAGGCTTGGGCTGGGACGATGACAAGCAGCCAATTTCCATTTTGGATCCTCGGGTTTGCGATGGCGATCACCGTAACCTCTTGGCTATTCATTCCTTGTCCAAGACCTCCAACATGGCGTCCTACCGTGCTGGTTACTTGGTGGGAGATACCGCGCTTATTTCCGAGCTCACCGAGGTCCGTAAAAACCTTGGCCTGATGGTTCCTTATCAGATTCAGCAGGCCATGATCGCGGCTCTCAATGATGATGACCAAGAAGCCGGACAGAAGCTCATTTATGCAAAGCGTCGCGCTAAGTTGATGCGAGCACTGTTGGAAGCTGGCTTTAGGGTTGATGACTCTGAGGCAGGCCTTTATCTCTGGGCGACTCGTGACGAGCCCTGCCGCGATACCGTGGATTGGTTTGCGCAGCGTGGCATTTTGGTAGCTCCTGGTGATTTTTATGGTCCCCGAGGTGAACAGCATGTGCGTGTAGCAATGACCGAAACTGACGAGCGTATCGACGCCTTCGTTTCTCGCTTGGGATAACTAGGACTAAAGTAAAAACCTAAAGTTTAAAAATACCCATGAAAGAGGCGTGTTGAGTTCCGAACAAAAAACTTGGAGCTTCCGTTTTGTGAGAGCTACCAGACAGTTCATCAAGTTCGGAATAGTAGGCGGCTCCGGCACCCTAGTAAACCTAGTTGTCGCAGCACTGTCTAAAAAGATCGCCGGCTGGACCGCTGGGATTCATGAAAGTGATGCTTTTATGAATCTCCTCGGTACCGATTTCCATATCCGTTGGTATCACGTATTTATGACCATTGCTTTCTTTGTTGCAAATACGTGGAATTACCAGCTCAATCGCATGTGGACCTTTAAATCCGCAAAGATTGTTTCTTGGTGGAAGGGCTTCTTCCCATTCTTGGCTACCGGTTTGGTGGCCTTTGCAGTTAGCCAGATTGTGGCAACGCTTTTGATGAACGAGAATTCACCAATTGCATTGTCCTCTGAAATTTTTGATGGTTCTTCAGGACTGCGCACCAAGTTCTACTGGGCCTTGGTTATCTCGATTTTTGTTTCTATGCCAGTGAATTTCTTGGTGAACAAATATTGGACCTTCCGCAAACCGAAGTCCAAGATAATTATCGCTGCAGAGCCTTCCTAAGGGTTTTCTCAGGCCACGTCGTATTTTCCGACGTGGCTTTTTTAGAACCTAAGAATCGAATAAATGTTTGAAATAACCCTTGAAAGATGTCCACTAAGCAAGGCAAACTAGGTCTTAAGTACATCAGGTTTTCAGGGGGAAACATGATCACAAAAGTCTATTTTAGCCACCTCAACCCAAGCGATCCTTGGGTTCATCTCAACATTGAACTCATTAAAACTGCTCACCAAATGTGGGTCTCGCTCTTAGTTAAATCAGAGGAATTCGATGCGGATTCACTTATCACCGAGCTCATGCGTATCACTGGTTATTCCAGGCGCGAAGTAAATAATGGAATAAATGCTATGGCAGCCATGCAGAACTTACCTCTACTCCGTGAGATTCAAGAGCGCTATTACTTTCTTAATATTTACTACTTATCAGCGATAATGCTCGCCGTTGCCAAGGGATCTAAAGAAATTTGGCCCGAGCTGGATCGCCGCATCGTTGATGCGCTAACACCGGCTGTGGCAGATGAAGCCATGATGCAGTCTGCTACCTTGGCTCGACATATTAAGCGATGGATTTATGAGCTGGATCCCACGCCACCTAAGCCACCTGATGCGAAACGGGATTATGTGCGCGCTCAGATGAAGGACGATGTCACCTACGCCCAAATTCGACTCAGTGGGGCCAACAGACAGCGCTTTAATGATCTCCTGCGGCATTGGTCAGAAAAGGGGACAGACCTTGTAAACGGCTTGGTAGACATCCTCAAGGAAAATAGTCAGGTCAAAATAAATAAGTACCTCTACACGCCACATGAGGAGAGTGAAGTCGGATGGATGCCAGATGCTGGCTTCTGCAATATCGGTGACTACCTCGATTGTGAGATGTCAATCCCGAAAGACCTCGACAAATTTAAGGGGAGGGTAGAAGAAGGATATCGCCCCAGTGAGGGACTGATTGCGCTGGTACGAGCCCGAGATGGTCACTGCAGATTTCCCGGCTGCTGTGTGCCAGCTAGTAAATGCCAGGTGGATCATATTGTGCCGTGGAAGGAAGGGGGCAAAACCGTGGACTGGAATCTCCAGCTGGTTTGCCAACGCCATCACAATATGAAAACCGATGCCCGCTTTAGTGCGGAAATCAATGGACTAGCGGAGGTGAAGTGGATTGGACCATTGGACGTGCCAATGGTAACCAAACCCACCGGTCCGCTAGCGCCGATAATGCCACGGGGGAGGTGGGGCCAGATCTTGAGGGATCGGATGCAAGCTCGATTTGAAAGAATCAGAGATCAGCATCGCGATACTTAGAACCAGCCCACCTTGGGGGATTAGTTGGCGTGGAGATCGGCGTTAAGCTCGATAACCTTGGTATTAGGAACTACCACAACCTGGCCGCTCACAGAGTCGCGTCGGAAGATGAGTCCATTGCGCCCGCTGAGTTCTGCTGCCTTCACAATCGCGCCGTCGAAAAGCACCTTGGTGCCAGCGGTGACGTACAAGCCTGCCTCGATGATGCAGTCGTCGCCCAGTGGGATGCCACAGCCGGAGTTAGCGCCGAGCAAGCAACGCTTGCCCAGGGAGATGACGTGCTGTCCGCCACCGGAGAGGGTGCCCATGATGGATGCGCCGCCGCCGATGTCGGTGCCGTCATCGATGGTAACGCCAGCGGAGATGCGGCCTTCCACCATGGAAGCGCCGAGGGTGCCAGCATTGAAGTTAACAAAGCCCTCATGCATAACGGTGGTGCCCTCGGAGAGGTATGCACCTAGGCGCACGCGGTCCGCATCGCCAATGCGTACACCTGAAGGCACGACGTAATCGACCATGCGAGGGAACTTATCGACGGAATGCACCGCAACCTGTCCACGGCGGGAAAGGCGAGCGCGGGTGAGCTGGAAGCCTTCTACTGCGCAAGGGCCGAAGTTGGTCCATACAACGTTTTGCAGCAGGCCAAAAACGCCATCAAGGTTGAGGCCGTGGGGGCGAACCAAACGGTGGGAAAGTAGGTGGAGGCGCAGCCATGCGTCATAAGAATCAGCAGGTGCAT encodes the following:
- the fdxA gene encoding ferredoxin encodes the protein MTYTIAQPCVDVLDRACVEECPVDCIYEGKRMLYIHPDECVDCGACEPACPVEAIFYEDDVPDEWIDYNDANAAFFDDLGSPGGAAKLGPQDFDHPMIAALPPQA
- a CDS encoding GtrA family protein, whose product is MLSSEQKTWSFRFVRATRQFIKFGIVGGSGTLVNLVVAALSKKIAGWTAGIHESDAFMNLLGTDFHIRWYHVFMTIAFFVANTWNYQLNRMWTFKSAKIVSWWKGFFPFLATGLVAFAVSQIVATLLMNENSPIALSSEIFDGSSGLRTKFYWALVISIFVSMPVNFLVNKYWTFRKPKSKIIIAAEPS
- the dapD gene encoding 2,3,4,5-tetrahydropyridine-2,6-dicarboxylate N-succinyltransferase, with protein sequence MTSASATGIATLTANGDVLDVWYPAPELGVGSSASSDLAAELAALEGADEDRGVTRQVVTTTIESLDDAPADSYDAWLRLHLLSHRLVRPHGLNLDGVFGLLQNVVWTNFGPCAVEGFQLTRARLSRRGQVAVHSVDKFPRMVDYVVPSGVRIGDADRVRLGAYLSEGTTVMHEGFVNFNAGTLGASMVEGRISAGVTIDDGTDIGGGASIMGTLSGGGQHVISLGKRCLLGANSGCGIPLGDDCIIEAGLYVTAGTKVLFDGAIVKAAELSGRNGLIFRRDSVSGQVVVVPNTKVIELNADLHAN
- a CDS encoding ABC transporter family substrate-binding protein, which translates into the protein MRLSLRILSVFASSALLVACQANPGPAPVEEAATATTTATTTTTVEAEEPQTSRSTVNIGIDPLRNGFNPHLIADDTAVVRDIAALVLPSAFVGNQMNSDLLDNVEQLDTETVRYTIAQEAQWSDGTPITGSDFDYLWRSITSTKGAMDAAAYESISEIRTSGGGKTVDVVFETPVADWHLLFNNLLPSHLFSGTDTFQTALYDAIPASAGRYMVRSIDRQRGIITLSRNDRFWGKNPAEVEVLTMTSVSSASRAGEYLRTGQSSFMNLRPSETLVDTLNLVPDTEVRVSDTTRTLEMVFNASRLSPEQRTYLSSLIDVPLAARLAAARSSNLSVATPILREGVAKPEIPELKLAVDPADDAGVAAGRAIVDMLAQAGVKATTVTTDIPSAIGTDYDAIITWTRNATDAMSLADRYTCEINLASWCDANTTTYIAALLSGELSFDPNWETEFNRANSIRVPIVRETRVEAKNNGITGPDATTWPGGIASAANWRKNDLEQ
- a CDS encoding HNH endonuclease signature motif containing protein produces the protein MITKVYFSHLNPSDPWVHLNIELIKTAHQMWVSLLVKSEEFDADSLITELMRITGYSRREVNNGINAMAAMQNLPLLREIQERYYFLNIYYLSAIMLAVAKGSKEIWPELDRRIVDALTPAVADEAMMQSATLARHIKRWIYELDPTPPKPPDAKRDYVRAQMKDDVTYAQIRLSGANRQRFNDLLRHWSEKGTDLVNGLVDILKENSQVKINKYLYTPHEESEVGWMPDAGFCNIGDYLDCEMSIPKDLDKFKGRVEEGYRPSEGLIALVRARDGHCRFPGCCVPASKCQVDHIVPWKEGGKTVDWNLQLVCQRHHNMKTDARFSAEINGLAEVKWIGPLDVPMVTKPTGPLAPIMPRGRWGQILRDRMQARFERIRDQHRDT
- the mshB gene encoding N-acetyl-1-D-myo-inositol-2-amino-2-deoxy-alpha-D-glucopyranoside deacetylase; the encoded protein is MTLNNDLVGARVVAVHAHPDDEAITTGGVLADLAARGADVTVITCTLGEQGEVIGDTFQQLVNGDADQLGGFRIHELYSSLSILGVRGIHLGGAGCWRDSGMVGDPANEHPRAFIHSGDKAVAQLVELLQDLRPHLLITYGPDGGYGHPDHIRAHEITHAAAEKVGVQRILWAVTDRTELEAGLAAINVIPAGWDRGEIAAVDSIDLSVELSDAAYAAKVEAMRVHATQLWIADGSVSLTNPRAAYASTTQENVKIWALSNLIAQPIMRHEHYQLGAGSALPENANGPLDGLDLA
- the dapC gene encoding succinyldiaminopimelate transaminase; this translates as MTPRTSLASVLPDFPWDSLASAKAKAQSHPDGIVNLSVGTPVDPVAPSIQIALAEAAGFSGYPQTIGTPELRAAIRGALERRYNMTELVDASVLPVIGTKEAIALLPFTLGLSGQTVVIPEVAYPTYEVSAAAAGCKVLRSDSLLKLGPERPGLMFINSPSNPTGKVLGIEHLRKVVKWAQENDVILAADECYLGLGWDDDKQPISILDPRVCDGDHRNLLAIHSLSKTSNMASYRAGYLVGDTALISELTEVRKNLGLMVPYQIQQAMIAALNDDDQEAGQKLIYAKRRAKLMRALLEAGFRVDDSEAGLYLWATRDEPCRDTVDWFAQRGILVAPGDFYGPRGEQHVRVAMTETDERIDAFVSRLG